The genomic window agaagtcttccttatctttcttcggtttcaaaagtctctctgtctcgatgtagatcttcctttattacctcctgcttcgattgaaagtccagtttagaaaactgttttatcacCAAGCTTGCTGCTCACGTGAGGGTGACGACAGAAttaccctcggacaactccccctcccgttctgctccgtgggtgatcacTTTATCCCACCGCtcccaccatgaagtgttattgtatgaataatacactgggtatttaggactgggacatgctttatttcagcccggttgtttacatagccagcataggagtaatGATGTCACATCCTAAAACGTCCGTCGTGCAATCCCCGCGTCATATccatcccagcacatatcacgtcactcgttgtaACTTCTTCTGtagccgagtagttgcaagaaggatcactagcgccctctaccaccattgatttgacacacgcagctacggtaaattaatgaaacatagctgcttactgttcttttttgcATACcgtcaatagcttggaccttaaatcctactgtatagctcttaatcttcttccctttgtgcgatttcaaattaccagtattgaaatcagcctcctccattttgaaaatgatgacaggggaagtgtcacgagtctgaccaggcggtaatactaagcatgcgctaattattttgcgaagcgagtttgacccagcagtaattcaaggcaggtgcatactatatacccggcggcaattcaaggaaatgcggtatttaATATTTGGagtggctttttaaaaaaatacatccgtcatcATGTTTTTCACAGTGATTCCGAACGATAGAAAAATAGTTCACTTCCCCTAAATAAGTTATTTATTTTAGATGAAATATCATCCACAATTACACAGTCTTCATAAGATTAGGTTATTTGATTTAGTTTATTAATTTGAGGGTCTATCTGTTGCCTTTTATCACCAAAAGTGTATTTTCTCTCTGGCTTTCAGGATCAACCAATCACAGCTTTTCAAATGATGACGGGGTCAAACCCACCTCCTCACTAAGATGGAGTTTCTGTCTGTTCCTTGCTCAGATATCTCTGAAAATGTTCTGGAATCACTCCTAAGCTAAGACTCCTTgctaggaatttttttttttttgttcaaaaacgGGCCCTGGGAAATGTTGAAAAGCCACTAATATGTCAACAACTTGCTCTGTCTATACTGAAGCTCGAACAATGTAAACATTTATAAATCTTGTAAGGATAATTTCTTTGCTAATTGCAATTTTTTTGCTCACAAAAACGACCTTGTTATAGATGTTTTGCAGCTGACCTGTTTTTACAATCACGCCCGCTAACCTCGGCGCCCTGATCCCACGCTGCCGAGTCATGTCTGTTCCGTTGCAAAAAGTTGCGTCAGACGGCGCGTTGGGAAACATTGTTTTGCACTGACAGATGGTTTGCAAATGTGGAGCTTTATGTTTTTGTTCTGGAGTGAACCTGCTAATGTGGACTGGAGTGGGTGGAAACATGGCATTTAACACTTTTGAAAGATTCCAATTATACTCAGACTGGTTAATCTTGATCCTGACATGCTGCAAGATGAGGAACATACCTCATTTTCCAAAAATAACAATGCAATGGTTTTGctttattatttaaataataaatatatttttgtaaacaGTTCGTTACAAtttggtgtacctaataaagttgTTCTTTTGTTTGCAGAAAATCGCCTTGTCGTTTGACTTCCCCTTTTATGGACATTACCTGAGGCAGATTACCATAGCAACGGGAGTTATGTGATGTTTTCACAAATTTCCTGTGCCTTTGACACGTTGAACCTAAGTGAtatttcaattatttattttttgttttattttaatttttaaatgttataatttaaaatgttaatggtttcatttttttaaataaaaaacaatgtgCATTTGTGAATTTTGAAATTTGATAATTGATATGTATTTTTCAAAACATAACTAATAATAGTTTTATGtgactattttttaaatgtaaaattcataaattagtattttttattctttaaatgTTTAAACTTCTTAATTATCTTCACATTAATacaccatttttgttttgttttaaaactaaatacaaataatgaaaaaataaaaatgttaattaaaATGATTGTATGTTTTTAATTATAGTTTTAAATTGCAAACAatttgatgttttattttttaaatattttattatatttaaaaatgtttacattttgatttTTTGTTTCAAAACGTTTATTTGTTTTcattaaaataataaacaaaaactaaacattttaaatgaaatgttttttttgttttatttaacttttttaaaacaataagTTTATACAATTTGATACTTTTGAATGTCTTATTTTATTGTTTACACGTTTAAGTTGGAATCTTTTTAATTTTTCaacttttacttttttaaaataaaattaacttttttttaaatcaaaaatttaaatatatatgtatatttcaaaatgttgtatttaattaaataatttgtatttttgttgtaattaACTTTCAAACAATAAATGTAAACAAttagatttagattttttttaaaatatttgattgTTTTCATTTTCAATTTTGTAACTGTTTTTGATTTGCATATTTGTACTTTTctaatttaaaatttttgttttctttttaagtaaaatctaaaaaaatatattgtaattattgtatttttttatttaatcaccACTTTACAACAATTTAATAGATAtagttttaatattttatttttgtttacatttttgatttggtaaatattttgaatgtgcacatttaacattttcattttttgatttgattaaaataaaaataaaacatttgaaaatttgaaaaatgtcattaaAGTTTTAGTATTTTGGTTGTGATTAAGACTTTAAAACGTAAAATGTAAAAAACCTTGACAtaagtattttttatatttttatgtgtacatttttaattctgcaaatttaatttgtatttatttgttgttgttttttttacaatttcagGGTTCATCTTCACTGGCGAGCTCACCCACCGCATGCTGACGTCAACTCAGTACATCGCCCCCCTGATGGCTCATTTTGATCCCAGCCACTCCAAAGAGTCCACCGTGCAGTACCTGGATAACGGTACCGTGCAGTCGCACCTTGACTGGCTGCTGCATGCGGTGGAATGCACGCATATTTTAATCCTGCTTGGCTCCTTCAGGTGAGGTGTTTGTGGTCCAGTGGGACCGGGTCAGACTGTCGGGCCAAGAGTCAGTGGGGGCCTTCACTTTCCAGGCAGCGCTTTACAAAACAGGAACCATCACGTTCAGTTACAAAGACGTGAGAGGAACTTATACCACTTCCTTGTACCTCCTTGTCATCCTTTAAGCACGACTGTTGTCTTCCAGATACCAGTGCCTCCTAAAGAGATAGGCCCTGCTAAACACCCGGTGAAGGCGGGTCTCTCTGATGCCTTTGTGGTCATATCGTCCTCCCAGTCATCAGGTTAATGCTCGCTCACATGTTCACGCGACTCACGACGGCAGATGTTGAAAGCTGTGCTGTCTCTCCTCTCAGTTGTCCAGAAGCAGAGGGTGTACGAGTACCATCGCATCGATATAGACGCCTCCAATATCACCAGTTTGTCAGCCGTCCAGTTCACTCCGCTGCCCAGTAAGACAACACAATAATCCATTATGGGATTTTGGTAACCACATTTAGTAACTTGTGCAGCAGTTTCTGCAACCAGCAGTGTGTGCTCTGACAAGACTGAGACAGTGGATATAATAATTGTATTATGATTTCACATATACAAACgcaaaataataaacatttatgtCCGCTCTTGTACAATGCAACACCTTAAAACATAAGTCGACATAAATACTAACAATGCtaatagctaacatgctaacagagaGTGTGGATACACTGAATTAATATTAGACCAATTAGTCTTAATAGACAAATGCTAAAATATAAAATGGTAGCATGATATGCAAAATGCTAAACTGGCAAAGTAAACAGCGAACATGATGGTCAGctactacaaaccccaaaacactAGGgcttttttagtgttgccaatcaacctatccccaggtgcatgtctttggaggtgggaggaagccggagtacccggagggaacccacgcagtcacggggagaacatgcaaactccacacagaaagatcccgagccagggattgaacccaggactactcaggaccttcgtattgtgaggcagacgcactcacccctccaccgtgctgcctagatGTAAACTTCCCCTTTATATTTgttgcacatttaaaaaaaacaataaaaaattcaCAAAGTGTTGCAGAGGAAttcaaatatacatttaaaagcaGGATAACACTAAGGAcagttaatattaaataaatacataaactaaataaaagaaaataaatatactAAATATATTGTTTTATGCTTACATGTCTGATTTGGTAATTGTTTCACATTTGtactttttcaaataaaatgttttgttttgtaaatCAAATTACTAATTACAAATAATTTAGTTTTGATTACCACTTTAAAACAATAGATGTAAACAattggatttttaaaaatatatcttAATGCTTACATTTTCAATTAGGTCATTGTTTTACATttgttaatttttaatttttccatttacatgttTGAGAAATTTACCCTTtacaaatttaaatatttaataaacatTTTGTATTTTGGTTTTGATTAGtaatttaaaacaataaacataaacaatttggtatacacacacacacaaacgcacacacacacacacacacacacacacacacacacacacacacacacacacacacacacacacacacacacctctacagttatgtatataaataaatacttttttatatAAATACTATTTTTACTTTTCGCAAAATGGTATGCAAATGCCATAGATAGTAGTTAGCTATCAAGATAGGTTTCTACTACTTTCTTCACGTCCTAactgtccatccgtccatccatcttcttccgcttatccgaggtcgggtcacgggggcaacagcctaagcagggaaacccagacttccctctccccagccacttcgtctagctcttcccgggggatcccgaggcgttcccaggccagccgggagacatagtcttcccaacgtgtcctgggtcttccccgtggcctcctaccggttggacgtgccctaaacacctccttagggaggcgttcgggtggcatcctgaccagattcccgaaccacctcatctggctcctctcgatgtaaaggagcagcggctttactttgagttcctcccggatggcagagcttctcaccctatctttaaggggaGGATCCCAAGAAAATTTCAATACTCTTAATCCtaatagctaacatgctaacagctagcccGCCAGTAACCTGCATGGTTACACAGTGATGACAGAACATATCTTGCTTCAACAGATACATGCTAAAAGGCAAAATGGCAATGCAAGATCCAAAAGGCTAAAGCTAGAAGCCAACAAGATAGGTAGCTATTACGTCCGTAAAGTCCGAACTGCCACCGATTTTAATTGTGGTAGAATCTTGAAAAATGTGATCATAAATTACATAGTCCTGACTGTGACCTATGTTGATTTGGGAggatccaaagaaaatgtcagtgcTAGCAATACTAATAGCTAACAtaatagctgttagcatgctagcaacttATGTGGATACATTGTGATAACAATGTAAAATACAGTTTCTTGCTTCAATATAAACATGCTAAATACAAAATGGCTATTTGATATGCAAAATGCTAAAGCTATAAAGATTGGTAGCAGCTATGTTTTAGTTTCGGTAGAATCTCAAAAAAATATTGTTGCTACCATGCTAATAGCGAGCATACAGACTATGTACAGTAGACTACGTAAAATCCTCAGTCGGATCTGTTTTAATTTTGGAAAAATCACAAGAAAATGTTAGCAATGCTAACAGCTAGTATGCTAACAACCGTTGGGATACATTGTGATAACATTGGAGAGCTGTTAAGATGTGGGTTGGGGAATAGGTGGGACTTAAAGTAAGTGGAAAAGATCCTGTTACGATCCGCTGCACAGATCGTTTGTTATGTGGACTTTTGACTttgtttgtcaccatggttacctataagtttcacctgttccttgcttttgacgcacacctgttgtaaATTACTGTcccttattcaagcctgccttttccgttgtttCGACCTCTCATCCTAGTAGGAGTGTAacgatacgtgtatttgtattgaaccgtttcggtacggaggtttcggttcggtacgagggtgtatcgaacgagtttgtattctaaattcttaacaagctgctctgctttctgcctctgtccgaGCAGTGAGCAACCAGCATTGGCCCGCCCacaaaaccatctgattggttacatacaaagccaatcagcagtgcgtattcagagcgatgtaacagccaatcagcattgcgtattcagaacgcatatTGTAAATGCTTCCAgacatgtgtttagcagcggacatcgtacactccccaaattataaaaaaacactttccagtcacaactattacaaacatcagtatgagcccgttgacattttagaaacttaaactgcagttcacagttctggcttgaggtgatgtgaaggctaattagcttttagagttacgttagctcattttgctgtgtgtgcttgtgcgtgcgtgcgtgtgtgcatgcgtgtgcgtgtgtgtgtgtgtgtgtgtgtgtgtgtgtgtgtgtgtgtgtgtgtgtgtgtgcaaagccctgtctgtctgttatttcacatgaactaacattaACTCCATGGTgtacagggatgaatagtctctcctattgctattatactatttttttcagccatagttacattaatcattagtaatgtagcagcctagttttgaatggcatggtgcctgctatcacatgttgacaaaaatataacatttacataataaaagtcaactacaggcttcccaaatgctgtaataaattaagcataatgaattgacttgaaactgtttaatgttgcactttttatacgtagaacaaaagttttttcattttatttaatcacagCAACaaattgaggcagtttaatgtggattaacgtgggtagaattattataatgttcccaatgttaaaaggataaagccattgtttacaaatttggtacataaataacccaaaaaattatatttgtttgttttcttactgtaccgaaaatgaaccgaaccgtgaactaaaccgagatacgtaccgaaccgaaatgtttgtgtaccgttacacccctacatccTAGCCTTTGTTTCCCACAACAAGTGACGACGTTAACTCCTGACATTGGTAAACctatttttgtacttgttagcttccatgctattcctgtgtttagttccctagcttccatgctagcgcttttggtttttcTTTTCtacttagcaccagtgtttttgtttttagcctgtttttagttaaataaaccagcatttcttacctgtacgctgtgtccgagcccgagcTGCATCCTGAAAGAGCACCACCTTCTCCACCATGCCTAGCAAACTACACAGATCCAATAAATAACACGTTAGCCACGTTAGCTTATAGTTTGTTGACAATGACAAGCGATAAACTGGATTCTACCATTAACATTCTGACATGGAATGGATGTAATCCTGACAACTAAACCTCTTTTTGCAGTATTTGTGTGGAAAAAAAGGATGTTACATTTGTAAAAATGATTTCAATAATGATATTGATGACTTTGATTGAACTTCTGGATTTTTCCTGTTCAGCTTGCCTGCAACATGACAACTGCGAGCGCTGCGTCTCGTCCAATCAAACGTCCGGCTGCAGCTGGTGTAACGTTCTCCAAAGGCGAGTTGACTAACACGCGACTTTCTTGTAAACAATAGCGCTCTTTGTGCGTTGAatgtattttgacacttttttatGTCGTGTCACACGTTTTTAGGTGTTCGGATGGCATGGATCGACACAGGCAGGAATGGTTGGACTTTAGCTGCCTGGATGAGGTACCATTGGGCGGGAAGGATGACTAAATGTTGCAAAAAGTGTATGATGAGCTTATTTTCCACCTCACAATTTGATTCTGATTCTTATGGTGAGCATTCGATTCACCATCGATTCTCAGTTTAacataatatattttttgttaaataaatgataataaaaccttGGTTATAGGTTACAAAAGGTCATCTTGGCTGCTGATGTATGACAAACGCGCAGTGTTTGCCTaaaatagatccatccatccattttctaccgcttattccctttcggggtcgcggggggcgctggcgcctatctcagctacaatcgggcagatcttttaaaaatgtattttaatgttattacaaacatcacagaatattaattaatattaagACAATGGAGAAACCACAACTCAGTCACAGATTTACAAAACCTACTCCTCTATTTGCAAACGTTTAGACTGCGCCAAATgtgccttttgttttgttttttgtccagcttctcaggcaaatcatagagttcatatttactttacaaaagagaaaaaatgggttgcacttgtataaatgggttgtacttgtatagcgcttttctaccttcaaggtactcaaagcgctttgacactacttccacatttacccattcacacacacattcacacactgatggagggagctgccatgcaaggcgccgaccagcacccatcaggagcaagggtgaagtgtcttgctcaggacacaacggacgtgacaaggttggttctaggtggggtttgaaccagtgaccctcgggttgcgcacggcgccacgccgtccctagaagtgtaggatacttctcttgttgccttatttgtattcgactttataaaatgtatttatattatcatttggtgcagccgggccggagcaggaggggatggaaagagaaaaaaagtaaGACAGACcgttataaatagtttgtctgcgttagcgcttataatcacaatactactaatacttggttaaaattcaagtcacaaaatgtaaatggagtattgttggcgctttttgaatggttatttattggattttatgagcgAAATATCGGAggtcccattggctccgctgtgagcggacTTTTAttcacgtttatttaatatttagactcCATTCAAGAAAAAAATCCATCGGtcatcttgtctttcataatgattgtgaacgataggcaaattccaaaaaagtgcagttcccctttaaggacctcATAAATGCAAAGTGGGAGGATAGTAATGAAAAAAGGCAATTTCAATAGAGCCTTCTCAGCTTTTTACATtacttaatacattttttaaaaaggacgtTTGTCGGCCAACACTACGCGTATAAGTCCTTTGTCAGCAGACAAGAGGAGCGTTTGTAACCTGTAACCGGTTTTGAGAATCCAGAATAGATTCTGAAACGTATTGTCACCCCAAGAATTGTAATCAAATTATGAGATGCCCAAAGTTTCCTTCCTCTAGTCAAGGGCCAATAAAAAACGAGCTGAATGAGGACTGAAAATGGCCTCCAAGCAACTCTTTGAACATTACTGCTGTAGAACTGAACCGTATTCTTCTTAAAAGGGGTAGTTTTAAACGGAACTCTTGTATTGGAT from Nerophis ophidion isolate RoL-2023_Sa linkage group LG07, RoL_Noph_v1.0, whole genome shotgun sequence includes these protein-coding regions:
- the LOC133555953 gene encoding plexin domain-containing protein 1-like isoform X3: MTTVVEDPGKYYTWRRFGPEDQRTRELWVDMSDLGHGQVRVHGILSNAYQQATKIALSFDFPFYGHYLRQITIATGGFIFTGELTHRMLTSTQYIAPLMAHFDPSHSKESTVQYLDNGEVFVVQWDRVRLSGQESVGAFTFQAALYKTGTITFSYKDIPVPPKEIGPAKHPVKAGLSDAFVVISSSQSSVVQKQRVYEYHRIDIDASNITSLSAVQFTPLPTCLQHDNCERCVSSNQTSGCSWCNVLQRCSDGMDRHRQEWLDFSCLDESIGTTCDEYNGDNTSVTPETQDVTATTPQNGCKRVDEKLESTTGSSDGWANTGVLAGVASALVLLLALMLVALYIHCHPTAAYFVQRHRSYWPSWKFQKKQPGYTEVEEDGQERSSIVQDGP